The following is a genomic window from Elusimicrobiaceae bacterium.
GCTCAGGGGAAGCTATGCGCATGCGAGAAAAGAAATTTTTTCGTTTTCCTTTATTTATTTTCTTTTCATTTTTAGCAATATTTGCGGTTGAAACACGGGCGGCGGAAGTGCAGCCGCTGAGCGGGCGCGTAGAAATGCGGCTTGCCGGCGGAACCGGCTGGAGCCGGGTTTCCGGCCTCACCACCGTGGAAAGCGGTTCATATGTGCGCACCGGGTTCCGTTCCAAAGCGAAAATCTCCTGGAGTGACGGTTCCGTAGTGGAACTGGGTCCCAATTCCAATTATCAGCTTCATCTGGACGACAGTGCCACCGGCCTGAGCATGACACTGCTGGCCGGAAAACTCAAAGCCGCCGTGGGCAGACTCAGAGGGCGCAAGTTTGAGGTCGGCACCACCAACGCGGTTTGCGCCGTGCGCGGAACCGAGTTTGAAGTGCAGGTGCACAATAACAATACCAGCGTGGTTCTTTACACGGGCAGTCTGGCCGTGTCGGACAATTTCGGCAACCAGCGGCTGCTGGAGCCGGGTTATTCCGTTGATGTCGGCCCCAACGGCATGGGCGACCTGAAAAACCCCGCGAAACGGAACCAGGAACGCAGGGAAAGCATTAAGCAGAACCTTAAACGGGAAGTGGGCCTGAATATGAACAAGGAGCAGGTTCTGTCGGCCGCGGCGGACGAAATCCGGCTGGCCGAATACCAGCAGGGCAAGGTGATGGTTGATGTAAGCGGCCAGCGGGTGCGGCTGGAGCAGTATATAATGCGGCCCGCTCCGAACCAGTTCAAGCTGGTTTCTCTTAACGACCGGCCGGGCCGGTTTGATTATTTCTATTATCTGGGCACTTTCAATACCAATCTGCCGGCGGATTTGAGCGTGGCGCTTGGCCAGCTGGGCGGGTGCGTCGGTTCCGCCTGCCAGTACAACATGACGGGTTATGAGGTCGGCCGGTCCAATACGACTGACACGGTGCTGGAAACCGCTTCCGGCGGGCATATGGTGGATGTCAACGCCAACGCCGATTCATCCGACGACGTGACTTCCTATTTCGACGGTACGCTCAACACTTATGTGCTGCTGAACGCCGGCGACGCGTTTTTCAAGACCTTTTACGACGCCTATTCCATAAAATATAACGATATCACCTTTCTGTCGTGGTCGCCGGTGTCGGGCGCGGGCACGGTGAGCTCGTACCTTACCGGGGTCGCCAACGGCGTGAACAAGTATTACATAACGGACGGCGGTTCGCTGGGCTCCGCCAACGGCGGCGCGCCCGTTTTGAATGCGGATCTGCATCCCGACGGCGATCTGATGCATGACAAGCTGAAACTCACCTACGGCACCGGCGAATACTGGGAGCAGTATGACAATTATCTGGTGGATGACCGCGGGAAAGTGGCCACGCTGTCGGATTTCGAGGGCCTGCGCGGCGGCAACGAATACACCCAGAACATGCTCAAATGGAATTTCGAGCAGGTGGTGACCTGCAATCTGTTCGAGGGCCGGAAAATTGATCTTGTGATCGAGCCGAAAACGCTCATTCAGTCCAATTTGCTGCAATAAGCCCGCTCTGCGGGCGTAACAGGGAGAGTTTTGATGATATTCAAAGCTGCGAAAAAGGCGTTGTTTGTATTGACAGGCTG
Proteins encoded in this region:
- a CDS encoding FecR family protein; this translates as MQPLSGRVEMRLAGGTGWSRVSGLTTVESGSYVRTGFRSKAKISWSDGSVVELGPNSNYQLHLDDSATGLSMTLLAGKLKAAVGRLRGRKFEVGTTNAVCAVRGTEFEVQVHNNNTSVVLYTGSLAVSDNFGNQRLLEPGYSVDVGPNGMGDLKNPAKRNQERRESIKQNLKREVGLNMNKEQVLSAAADEIRLAEYQQGKVMVDVSGQRVRLEQYIMRPAPNQFKLVSLNDRPGRFDYFYYLGTFNTNLPADLSVALGQLGGCVGSACQYNMTGYEVGRSNTTDTVLETASGGHMVDVNANADSSDDVTSYFDGTLNTYVLLNAGDAFFKTFYDAYSIKYNDITFLSWSPVSGAGTVSSYLTGVANGVNKYYITDGGSLGSANGGAPVLNADLHPDGDLMHDKLKLTYGTGEYWEQYDNYLVDDRGKVATLSDFEGLRGGNEYTQNMLKWNFEQVVTCNLFEGRKIDLVIEPKTLIQSNLLQ